The Kordia sp. SMS9 DNA window TATAATCTTGCGTGTCTAAAATAGTGACATTGTCAAACTCAAATGTTTGATCGTATAGTTTGATGATGGAACTGTTTGCCAAATCTAAATCGACATTTAAATACGGAATGTACAATCCGCCAGCGAGCATGCTTAATTGTCCGTTGATTGCAGGATTGTTGAGGTTTCCAACAACTTTGGCTTCTCCTGAAATGAAACCGCGAATATCCGTAATGACATCTTCACCAAGCGGACTGAATGGTGATATGTCGAACTTATCAATCACTGCATCTACGTTAATTGTGTTGCTATTGTTGGCAACATTGATAGAACCAACTGCTGTTAAAGATTTCAGCGATTCATTCACTAATTTTGCATCCACGTCAAATTGTTCTAGTTGATCATCACCCGTAATATCAATGGTTAAATCGCCCAACATTTTATTGTTGACTTCCAAGCTGGCAATGTCAAGATTTGATTTTGGCACATATCCACCATTGATTTGCTTGATATCCAATTTTCCATTGACTTTTCCGCCCAAGCGAATACTATCAATAGAAGGTGTTATTTTTTCTAAACCAACATTGATAAACTGTAGGTTGATGTTTTTATTATTTTCGCCTAAAAGTTCGCCTTCTAGGTCAATTTCTTCATTTTGGTGACTCATCACAATTTTTTCAATGAAGATGGAATCGAATTTTTTGTCGAAGATAAATCTGTTTTTGCGATCGTTTTTCGCATTGACAAACCATTTGTTTCCACGAAAAGAAACATCTGATTTTTTGAGTCCCACAACGGATTTATTCAAGCTATCAATTGTGTGGTAAAAGTTTAAGTTGTACTTGTCTTCAAAGCCTTTTCCTCCTTTAAATACCGTTCTAAAGAAGAGTGTGTCATTCAAGGTTTTATTAATCAAACTGAAATCTTGTGCATCATACCATTCGGTAGTTACATTGGCAACTTCGATATAGGTATTGAAAATTGGGTTTTTATTGTCAATTGTAATTTCCACATTGTCAATCGTACTTTCATACGCGATAATTTGTGGCGTTTTAAAGGTCAGATTGAATTTATTCTGATCGCCATAAATACTCCCGCGAAGCCACGTATTTTTTGACAATTCTACCTCTGGCAAAAACACGTCTACAATTTTATTGTAAATTCGGAAGTTGAATGTTAAGTATTGATTCGGAAGAACTTCAATTGGTCTGTAATTGGTGTAAATGCTTCCTACGGAATTTTGCACAAGATCCAACACTTCCTTAAAGTGAAAACGTCCTATGACAGTTCCTCCAATAATATCAGGCGAATCTACTGTGAGCGTACGAATGTCTTGATTAAATTCAGAATGAATACTAAAGTTTTCAAACGCGTATGTCGAATTTTGATTCCTGTATGATATTTTCTTAAAGAAGATATCGCCTTCCATATCATCAATCGTATTTCCTACTAAATCCAACACCATATCGCCTTGTAAGACTGATATTTTGTCACGTTTTACAAAATTGATTCTATTTAAATCTAAGGTATTGATAGAAGCGTTGAATCGAAATTCATTTACATCGCCCGCAAAGTTTGCCAATCCTTGAAAGTTGAAGTTTGCATTGGGATCTTTGGAGACTAAATTTCCATCAAATAGTTGATCTTTTAACACTCCAGATACATTCAAATTGTTGTACACATAGTCATTGTAACTCATTGCCGTCACGACTCCCACAACTTCAGTGTTTAGGCTTTCTTCAGTAAATCCTTTTCCATCTACAAACAAATCAGCCGAAACCATTCCTAATAAAGGATCTTCTACATATACACCAATATCAAAATTTACAAGCTTAATATCTCCAACATACAACGCATTTTCACTATTGTCCACATTTGTCATATTGATCGCCAACTCGGTATCTCCAATTTCCGTAGCAATATTGACTTGTGCATCAATGATATTTTCTTTGATTTCTACCAAACCGTTTAAGTTAAATTGCCCCAAACGATTTAAGGAAGAAGGTACATTTTTCCCAATTATTTTTGGAAGCAACGTACTCATTTGGTAATGATTGGAAGAGAAACGACTGAAATCGCCTTTCATGTAAAATTCGCGACTCGAATTGAAAAGATTCTTATACTGCACCGTTCCTTTGATGATCGTTCCTGGAGATTTAAAGTCAAAATTTTTGGTAGTAAAATCATTTAAAACACCCGTCATTTCCGTGCTGAATGTTCCTTTTTTGTTTCCAAATTCATCATAAAAATAATTGAGTTCGCTAAAATCAATTTCAGAATCCTTAAAACTTGCGGTGAGTTGTACTTTATCTAAAAATTGGGCAAAATCCTTTCGTTCGTAATCAAACACAACAACACCTTTGAGATGCGAATTTTTTGTTTTGATCTCCAAATCGTCAAAGCGCATTTGTGTCAACGAATAATGAAATATGGTATTCATTTCATTCACGCGCAAACCGTGCGTATCCAAAAACGTTAAACCATCTACATCTCCCGACACATTGGGACCTCTTACTTCAAAATCATATACATTTCCAGAAAGCTCTTCGAAATCGAGCATATTGGGTGTTTGATTGTTTTGATCTTTGTATCTGAATTTACTATCTCTTAATTTTATTTTAGAACTTGTTAAAAGGAAATTAGAAGGTGTTCCATCGGAAGGTTCCGAATCGAGTTTTGCGATAAAAACATCAAGTGTGGTATCGGTAGAATCTTTTTCTGTGTTTATATTTAGTGTCAAACCATCTATTGTAACCGTGCCAAATTCCAGTTTACTATTGATTGCATTGTTAAAACTCAATACCGAAGTTTCTAGGGCGTTGATATGAATTAATGTATCCTTTAGGTAATCTTTTATGTAAATGTTTTTTAGTGAAATGTCGCCGTTCCACTTTAAACCAATACGATCAATGTTAATATCTGTATCGTACTTTTCATTCAGCCAATCAGTCGCTTCTTTTCCAATAGCTGTTTGTACTGCCGGGATCGAGAAAATAATCACCAATAACAAAAATAGCAATATGATAACTGCTAGGATTCGTTTGATTATTTTCCAGACTCTTTTGATGATTTTTTTAATTTAAAATTGTTGGTTGTTTAACATTGCAAATTCACAAAAAAATTATTACAAAACACGATGTTTAGCATATCTTTGTGACTTTATATCAATTTTTATGCCTTTTCTAACGTATGAGTTCAAAAGACATCTATATTTTAGCCATTGAATCGTCTTGTGATGATACTTCTGCCGCTGTTTTACGAAACGGAAAAGTATTGTCAAATGTGATTGCCAATCAAAAAATACACGAAGCGTATGGCGGCGTTGTTCCCGAATTAGCGTCAAGAGCACATCAGCAAAATATTGTTCCTGTTGTACATCAAGCATTGGCTACTGCAAATATCGACAAAAAACAGTTAAATGCCATAGCTTTTACGCGTGGCCCAGGATTGATGGGATCATTACTGGTAGGAACTTCGTTTGCAAAATCTTTATCGCTTGGTTTGAATATTCCATTGATTGAAGTAAATCACATGCAAGCACACATTTTGGCACATTTTATTGAAGATGAAGCGCAAACAATTCCGAAGTTTCCTTTTTTAGCAATGACGATTTCGGGTGGACATACGCAAATTGTGGTGGTCAAAGATCATTTTGAGATGGAAGTCATCGGTGAAACGATTGATGATGCTGTGGGCGAAGCGTATGATAAAAGCGGGAAAATTTTAGGACTCACCTATCCTGCGGGACCGATTATTGATACATTGGCGAATGAAGGAAATCCGAAAGCGTTTCCATTTCCAAAACCGAGAGTTGAAGGCTTAAATTTTAGCTTTTCAGGATTGAAAACTTCTATTTTGTATTTTGTGCAGAAGCAAACCAAAGCGAATCCAAATTTTGTGGAAGAGAATTTGAAAGATATTTGCGCATCTATTCAATATACGATTGTGAATATTATTCTCGATAAACTGAAAAAAGCATCCAAACAAACTGGCATCAAAACCATTGCCATTGGTGGTGGAGTTTCCGCAAATTCTGCGATACGAAAAGCGTTGAAAGATGGCGAACAAAAATACGGTTGGACAGCACACATACCAAAGTTTGCCTACACAACCGATAATGCTGCGATGATTGGTATTGTTGGCTATTTGAAATATTTGAAAGAAGATTTTACTGATGAAGCTGTGACGGCGAATTCTAGGTTTAAGTTTTAGGTCTTGGGTTTTAGGTATTAAAATATAATTTCCAATTTTACAATTCAACATTCAACATTTAACATTCATAATTTAAAAGCATGCAACTGTTTTACACACCAGCGTTAACACCAGACACAAAACACTATACGTTTTCCAAAGAAGAAAGCAAGCATATTGTACGTGTGTTGCGCAAACGTGAAGATGATGTATTGCAGATTACCAATGGAAAAGGCACTATTTTTTCGGCAAAAATTACACTGGCAGATCAGAAGAATTGTAGGGTTGCCATCATTTCGTATGAGTTTCAAAAGGCAAAAAATTACAAACTGCATTTGGCGGTTGCGCCCACAAAAATGAACGATCGATATGAATGGTTTTTGGAGAAAGCTACCGAAATCGGAATTGATACGATTACGCCAATTATTTGCGATCGCTCGGAACGAAAAGTGATCAAAGCAGAACGTTTTGAAAAAATTATACAATCTGCCACCAAACAATCGTTGAGTGCCTATTTTCCAAAGCTCAACCCTGCCATTTCCTTTTCAAACTTCATAAGTACGCACCAAAATGAACAATTGTTTATTGCACATTGCGAAGAAGATGATAAAAAATCGCTTAAAGAGATTTTAAAAACTCAAAAAGACGTTACTATTTTAATTGGTCCAGAAGGTGACTTTTCTACCAAAGAAATCGCGCTGGCAATTGAACATAATTACGTTCCAGTTACGTTAGGCGATACGCGATTACGTACGGAAACTGCCGCTATTGTCGCATGTCATTCTGTGGCGTTTTTGAATCAGTCGTAGTTGTAAATATATCTAGTTAAAAACGTCAGTTCGAGTGGATTTGTGTAACAAATTTGTATCGAGAACTGCTTCGAAGCTATATTTTTTAAGTGCTTCTCGATACTAAATTTCTATCAAAATTTCACCCGAAGTGACACATATCTAATGTATTAATTTGAAAATATAGCAATGTGTCAATTACTTTCTAATAACAATTACCTACAAAAGAGACATTCGTGAATTCGCGGCAATCCTGTTCTTCAAATAACGAAAATTAGATACAATAGCGAGATTACCAAGCCTTCGCTAGTAATGACGTTTCAGAGATTTTATTAAAATCGCTTGCTTTTGTCATAGAAATTGGAGTGACGGTTTGAAGTTTCAACACAAAGTAATTTGTGGACATATACATAAATCATACACAGAAAAGATGATTCGTGTATTCGTGACAAAAAAATAATAGGAATCGAAAAAACGTTTGTAAATTACATTACAGGGATGTTAAACAAGAAACAGATTGCCACGTCGCAAGCTTCTCGCAAAGACGTTTCAAGAAAATCCCAAAAAACTCACCTACTCACCTACTCACCTACTAACAGCAAAGCGAAGCAATACTAATAATTCAATCTAGCCGCACTCAGAATATCTTTCTCATCATTTTCTAAAATAAAAAACACGCTTAATTCATCATTTTCAATGACGATTTTGGGAATGTCAATGCTGTAATTTCCGTGTTTGTTAACTTGCGTTAGATAGTTCTCATTAACAACTATATTGTGGTTTTTTAAGATTCTTCTGGCGTTTTCTCCGCGTTGTACGTTGGTTGTACGTTCTTTGATTGCCAACACAACGCGCGCATTGGTGTTGGTAACGTTTCCGTTGATCGAATAGTTGAATGTGATCTTGTTTGCAGCTTTTTCTTTCGCGCCAAGCAAAATACTATATTGAGAAATCTCCTTTTTGTATTCTTTTATTTTCGCATACATTTTTGCACGATTGGAACCGACAAAATGCTCCTTTCCATTAACTACAACCGCAGGCGTATAAATTTGATTGTCCCTAAATTTTTGTGCATACACTCGCTGCTTTTCGGTATATTCTTTGTTGCTAAACGGATCTGTCCAACCGATATAATTCCAGTAATCTACATGATATGATAGTGTAAAAACGTTGTCTTTTACAAACTCTCTGCTTACTTTTTCAAGCAATGCATCCGCACTAGGACAACTAGAACAACCTTGAGAAGTAAATAGTTCTAAAACGACAGAAGATGTGTGTTTTTCATCTGTAATATTTGTAAAAGAGACTAAAAATACGAGTGTAAAAAGTGAAAGTGTTATTAAATATTTTCGTTTCATGTTTTGAAAGTTTACCTTGCAGTATATAAGACGATTTTACATGAAGAAGCTTACGGTACTTTTATTTTTATTGAGTTTTTCGTTCGTGCAAGCGCAGGAAGTTGCCATTTTAAAATACGGCGGTGGCGGCGATTGGTATTCGAATCCGACAGCATTACCCAATTTGATCAAATTCTGCAATCAGAATATAAATACAGCTATTAAAGCCAAGCCACAAACTGTGGAAGTTGGCAGTACCGATTTGTTTCAGTTTCCGTTTGTACACATGACGGGACATGGAAATGTATTTTTTTCGGAAGATGATGCTGAAAATCTACGTAAGTATTTAACTTCTGGCGGATTTGTGCATATTGATGATAATTACGGCATGAACAAATACATACGAAAAGAGTTAAAAAAAGTGTTTCCGAATCAAGAATTGCGTGAAATTCCTGCCACACATCCTATTTTTCAGCAGCCGTATTCGTTCCCGAAAGGATTGCCAAAAATTCATGAACACGACGGATTGCGTCCGCAAGCATTGGGATTGTTCTACGAAAATAGATTGGTCTTATTGTTTACCTTTGAAAGCGATTTAGGTGATGGTTGGGAAAATAAGGAAATTCACAACGATGCTGATGAAGTTCGCTTGAAAGCCTTGCAAATGGGCGCGAATATTGTCAATTATGCTTTTAAACATTAAAAAATCATGAAACTTAGTTATTATTGTTCTTCTCTTTCCTGTGGTAAGATTAATTATATACGTGTGGATGCTGACAACCGATATGATTTAAAAGATGAAATTGGTTTAGAATTTAATGAACGCTGCAAACATTGCGGAAAACATACCAAAAAGCACATCAACCGACTCCATGGAGAAGTAAATAATATAATATTAGTAATTGCTGTCCTCATTTCCATCGCTGCCACACTAGTTCTCTGGCATTTAGGGTTCATTTGGGGAGCCGTCACCTTCGGAATTCCCTTCATTGCATGGCAAATTGAGAAAAAAAAAGTAAGTGACTTTAATAAATTGATGATTAACTAATACATGTCACAACTCACACATTATACTACCAATTTTAAAAAACGAACATTTCCTATCGTTTTAGTGTCCGATCAAGTATCGAATGCGCCCAATATTGGATCGTTGTTTCGTATTTGCGATGCTTTTGGTGTGGAAAAAATAGTGTTTTGCGGGGAAAATATTCCTGTGTTTGGCAGAAAAATGACGAAAACTTCCCGCGCCACAGAAAAAGTCGTGCCGTTTGAAATTACAACAGATATTCATCCTGTGATTACACAATTACAAAAAGAAAATTACACGATCATTTCCTTAGAAATTACAGAAAACAGTCAATCCGTACAAACGCTTGATTTCTCAAAATTTGAAAAAATTGCATTGGTCATTGGTGATGAAAATTTTGGTGTGAATCCAGAAACCATCTACGAATCAGATACAGTGATACATATTGACATGTTTGGTCAAAATAGTAGCATGAATGTCGTACAAGCCACCAATATTGTGTTGTATGAAATCACAAAACAGCGAATCCTTGCAAACTAATTATATTGTATTAATTTTAATGTCAAACTTGTGAAGATGACTCCTAACACCATTGCCAACGGAATTTTAAAAGCACTTGCTATTATTTTAGGCGTGTTTTTGCTATTATATTTTCTGTATAAAATTCAAATAGTCATCGTATATATTACCGTTGCAGCTGTGTTAAGCTTGATTGGACGACCAGCCGTTCGGTTTTTGAAACGACGTTTAAAATTCAACAATACAGTCGCCGTCATTTTTACGATGTTTCTTCTGATTTCTTTATTTCTTGGATTGATTTCCTTGTTTATCCCACTCATTGAAGACCAAGGAACAAAATTATCATTGTTTGATATTGGAGAATTGCAGGCAAAAATGGAAAGCATGTATGTGCAAATACAGGAATACTTTACGGGAAAAGGCTTTAAAATGGAGAAATCCATGGATAAATCTAAAATCTTTTCAAAAATTGACTACTCGGTCATTCCTAGTTTTTTCAACTCGCTCATTGGCGGATTGGGAGAATTTAGCATTGGATTGCTTTCGGTACTTTTCATCTCCTTCTTTTTACTGAAAGACAGTCAATTACTGCAAGAAAGTGTTTTGGTTTTATTCCCAGATAATAAAGAAAAACGCCTAGAAAAATCATTCGAAAAAATAAAAGATTTGTTATCTCGCTATTTTGTGGGATTGTTGTTTCAAATATTAATTCTCTTTATTTTTTACACAATTATCTTGTTGATTTTCGGAATTGACAATGCTATTGTGATTGCATTTTTATGCGCGTTAATTAACTTAATTCCGTACGTTGGTCCACTATTTGGCGGAATCATTATGATGTTATTATGTTTTATTAGCGGCATCGAAACAGATCCTGACGGAAATATTGTTAACAATTTTAGCACGGTTATTTTACCAAACACTATTGGCGTAATGATCTTTTTCCTTGTCGGACAATTACTAGACAACTTTATAAGTCAACCTTTAATATTTTCTAATTCTGTAAAATCGCATCCGCTAGAAATTTTCTTAGTCATTGTTATTTGGGGAATTTTATTTGGAATCATCGGAATGGTAGTTGCTGTGCCATCATACACCGCTTTGAAGGTGATTTTGAAAGAATTTTTGTCAGATAATAAAATTGTTCAATCCATTACAAAAGATATGTAACTTTTGAATTTAGCCATACTTCAACCTGAAATTCAACAATTTATCAACGATCATTTAAAAACTGATCCTACAAAGTTATTGTTGAAACACAAAGAACTTTCGGGCATTCCATTTGCCGAAATTATGGCGCAAATTCAAGCAAAAGCAAAATGTGAAAAAAAATTGCCGACTTGGTTTTCTGCTAAAAATATTTACTATCCCAACAAACTCAACATTGAACAAACTTCCTCTGAAAAAACGGCAAATTACAAAGCTAACATCCTAAAAGGAAACTCGTTAATTGATCTTACGGGCGGATTTGGTGTGGATTGTTACGCTTTCGCGAAGAAATTTAGAAAGGTGACACACTGTGAAATTTCACCTCAACTTTCGGAAATCGTTGCGCATAATTACAAAATTCTCAAGGTAGAAAATGTGGAAACCATAGCACAAAACGGAATTGACTATGTACAACAAACTTCGCAAACTTTTGATTGTATCTATGTTGATCCATCTCGGAGAAACGATGTAAAAGGAAAAGTTTTTTTGTTAGAAGATTGTTTGCCTGATGTCGTTTCGCATCAAGAAATCCTATTGAAGCACGCAAATACTGTTTTGATCAAAACATCTCCTTTATTAGATATTACCAATGGTGTACGCGTATTAAAACATGTCAAAGAAATTCATGTAGTTGCTGTTCAGAATGAAGTCAAAGAACTAGTATGGTTGCTTGATAAAAATTCCAAAGGTGATGATATTGCTATCAAAACGGTGAACCTAACTACTAAAGAAACGGAGTCTTTTAATTTTCAACTTTCAGAAGAAAGGCAAACTGAAGTTTGCTTCGGACTTCCTAAAAAATATTTGTACGAACCCAATGCGGCAATTATGAAAGCTGGCGGATTTTCTAGCATTGCCAATTCGTTTCAACTTGAAAAATTACATCCACATTCGCACTTGTACACTGCAAATGAGTTGATTGACTTTCCAGGAAGGCGTTTTGAAGTTCAAAAAATAGTGCCTTTCAACAAAAAAGTATTCAAAAAAGAGCTACATTTATCCAAAGCAAATATTACGACACGCAATTTTCCTGTTTCGGTAGCTGCCATTCGTAAAAAATTAACACTTGCCGACGGTGGTACTGACTTTTTGTTTGCAACTACCTTACTTTCAGAGAACAAAGTGATCCTACATTGTATAAAAGTGTAGCAAAAATCTCAAAAAAAATCGCTTTTACGGTTTTACCGTAGCTTTTATAACATGACACCTTATCTTATACTTGAGACTTCTCCCTACATTTGAATCATGCAATACAGTTTTAGGGATTTAGGGGAATCCACTATACTTTGGGGAACTTTGAAAAAAGTTCCCCTTACTTCTTTTATAGGGTTCACGGATTGAACGTAAAACCAATTGTGAAATTTTCTTTCATTTTAAGTTTTCCACCGAACAAAATTACCTTTGAACGAATTGACCATTATTTTTGCATAGCGAAATTCTTATTTTTTATCAAAAACCTACATTTGAGCATACTTTTAGGTAACTAGTATATAACGATACTTAAAGCCGCATCTATAAAAAGATGCGGTCTTTTTGTTTTTGGTTGGTGTTGTAATCCAATTTTGATGAAATCCATTTCAAAAAAAGATTTTTTTACTATAGATATTTCCTACAATTAGTAGCATTAGTCGAAAAAATGTGGAGTTGGTAGAAAGAAAAGTAAATTATATCGTTTTGTCTTCTGTATTCGATAGCTTTACTTGCTAATTAGATAATCAATCTATTAAAAGTTAAGTGTCTAACATTCAAATTAGAAATCTTTATGTAATTTCTAAGCCGAAAACACACAAAGATTTCTAAAAAATAGCAAATAAAAATTCGGTAACCGAATTTTTACTAGGTTGTATGTAAATACAACTTTTCTAAGGGAGGTTTATGGTAGGGCCTCCCTTTTTTTAATGAAACTTATTTTTAAAAAGTCTGAAAGACGCATTTAAAAATAATAGTTGGACTAATCCCGTTGCAGAACGGATCTCTTCTTTAATACATACGATTTACGATTGTTGATTTTTTTTGAAACGTATTTGCAAAAAATTCAGAGAAACTCTTAGCAATCTATTTATTTTAAACCAACTATCTTCTTCTCACAGAAACAGACTACCGCGTATCAAACAGGAAAGCGGATATAAAATTTAACAAAAATTATTTTCCAAAACCAAAAACATATTCTAATATTGCAATATGGGAATAACTAAAACAACTGGATTTTCAGAAGAAGTCAACACAATGGCAGAAACACTCAAAGCATTAGGACATCCTGCGCGTTTGTCCATTATGCACTATTTAGCCAACAGTCCATCGTGCATCTGTAATGATATTGTATTGGAATTGCCGCTGGCACAACCCACGATTTCCAGACATTTATCAGAATTAAAAAAAGTAGGATTGATTCAAGGGGAAATTTCAGGTAAAAATATTTGCTATTGTATCAATTTACAGAAATGGCAAGAAGTATTGCAGTATTTAGATATGATTACTGCTTCCCTATCCAACACCAAAAAATGCTAACGATTTAAAACACCTAACAATGAAACTATCACAAGTAAAAAAACATTTACAGTCTTTAGAACAACTCGATTTTTATTTACCAAACTCTCAAAAAGTGGAAAGTCATTTTCATGTAACCGAAGTGGGCATGATCGACAAACATTTTATTGATTGCGGCGGCGTAGTGCGTCATGAAAAAGTAGTCAACTTTCAATTGTGGTCTGCTGACGATGTAGATCACCGATTGGAACCAAAAAAGTTGATGAACATCATTGAACTTTCTGAAAAAGTATTAGGCATTGAAGATTTGGAAGTTGAGGTAGAATATCAAGCAGAAACTATTGGCAAATATGGATTGGATTTTAACAAAAATCACTTTGTATTAACTATGAAACAAACCGATTGTTTGGCAAAAGACAATTGCGGAATTCCAGCGCAAAAACCAAAGATGAAATTGTCAGAATTACAAGCACAAATAAGCAGTGGCTGCGATCCGAATTCTGGTTGTTGCTAAGAAATTGGGAATAAATGACATTCTTACAGTTCATATTGCAAAAAAACTATAACTTTGGCGCAAATTTTTTGAGCTATTTACACAAACAAAGTTATAGTAATGGATAAAGAACTTACAATTGTCGTTCCTGTTTATAATGAAGAAGATAATTTAGAAAGAGTTGAAAAAGAACTCGGTGCGTATGCCGCTTCTGCAAAAATTCCTGTCAAAATTTTGTTTGTAAATGATGGTTCTAAAGATAAAAGTCAGGAAATGATTGAAAAGATTTGCCAAAATAGCGACATTTTCAATTTTATCTGCTTTGCGGAAAATCGCGGATTGAGTGCTGCTATTAAAGCAGGATTTGACAATACGGAAACGAGTTTAGTTGGTTATATTGATTCCGATTTGCAAACAGCTCCAGCAGATTTTGATTTACTCCTAGAACACATTGACGAGTTTGCATTGGTGACAGGCGTTCGTGCCAACCGAAAAGATTCATTCGTCAAAAATATGTCTTCAAAAATTGCCAATGGCATTCGCAGAACATTTACCAAAGATGGTATGGACGATACAGGTTGTCCGCTAAAAATCATCAAAACTGACTATGCCAAACGCATTCCGATGTTTAAAGGCTTGCATCGTTTTTTACCTGCCATGATTTTGCTACAAGAAGGGAAAATTAAACAAATTCCTGTGCAACACTTTCCACGAATTGCTGGAGAAGCCAAATACGGTTTATGGAATCGTTTATTAGGTCCGTTAATGGATTGTTTTGCGTATGTGTGGATGAAGAAAAAGTACATCAACTATTCTATTGCGAAAAAAGGATGATGACGTGGCTCATTTTCGGAATTGGTGGACTTGCGCAATTATTATTTTCTGCAAGAACCTTATTGCAATGGGTAATTTCTGAGCGAAACAAAAAAGTGTTAACGCCAGCGTTGTTCTGGAAAATAAGTCTCATTGCTTCCTTCCTACTCTTTGTCTATGGCTATCTACGAAACGATTTTGCCATCATGTTAGGTCAAGTGTTAACGTATTTCATTTACG harbors:
- a CDS encoding translocation/assembly module TamB domain-containing protein; the encoded protein is MIIFSIPAVQTAIGKEATDWLNEKYDTDINIDRIGLKWNGDISLKNIYIKDYLKDTLIHINALETSVLSFNNAINSKLEFGTVTIDGLTLNINTEKDSTDTTLDVFIAKLDSEPSDGTPSNFLLTSSKIKLRDSKFRYKDQNNQTPNMLDFEELSGNVYDFEVRGPNVSGDVDGLTFLDTHGLRVNEMNTIFHYSLTQMRFDDLEIKTKNSHLKGVVVFDYERKDFAQFLDKVQLTASFKDSEIDFSELNYFYDEFGNKKGTFSTEMTGVLNDFTTKNFDFKSPGTIIKGTVQYKNLFNSSREFYMKGDFSRFSSNHYQMSTLLPKIIGKNVPSSLNRLGQFNLNGLVEIKENIIDAQVNIATEIGDTELAINMTNVDNSENALYVGDIKLVNFDIGVYVEDPLLGMVSADLFVDGKGFTEESLNTEVVGVVTAMSYNDYVYNNLNVSGVLKDQLFDGNLVSKDPNANFNFQGLANFAGDVNEFRFNASINTLDLNRINFVKRDKISVLQGDMVLDLVGNTIDDMEGDIFFKKISYRNQNSTYAFENFSIHSEFNQDIRTLTVDSPDIIGGTVIGRFHFKEVLDLVQNSVGSIYTNYRPIEVLPNQYLTFNFRIYNKIVDVFLPEVELSKNTWLRGSIYGDQNKFNLTFKTPQIIAYESTIDNVEITIDNKNPIFNTYIEVANVTTEWYDAQDFSLINKTLNDTLFFRTVFKGGKGFEDKYNLNFYHTIDSLNKSVVGLKKSDVSFRGNKWFVNAKNDRKNRFIFDKKFDSIFIEKIVMSHQNEEIDLEGELLGENNKNINLQFINVGLEKITPSIDSIRLGGKVNGKLDIKQINGGYVPKSNLDIASLEVNNKMLGDLTIDITGDDQLEQFDVDAKLVNESLKSLTAVGSINVANNSNTINVDAVIDKFDISPFSPLGEDVITDIRGFISGEAKVVGNLNNPAINGQLSMLAGGLYIPYLNVDLDLANSSIIKLYDQTFEFDNVTILDTQDYTKGLLNGTIQHTSFDDWQLGLILNTDRLLVLNTEEDEDEETLYYGTGYISGEAFLTGPTDQLTIRVNGRTEKGTSLKIPISDVASVGDASFIKFVTKEEFYDPKTQAANALDDISGLELAFELDVTPDAEVEIVVDKKAGSSIKGSGFGSLLLEINTTGKFNMFGDFITDKGEYNFKYGGIINKKFTLKPEGTITWEGDPFKAQLNVEAVYNLQANPDVLLDTPTYNKKIPVEVGIRLTGELMKPEPIFNISFPTTQGVAESELTDFLLNDDDRRRLQALSLLSQGRFVNQVNINQNALTGNLIETATGIVNDAFSGDGNGKFDVNLNYSQADRSLDLETADQLGLTVSSQISDKITFNGQIGVPVGGVTQTAIVGDAEIEISLNEDRSLTAKIFNRQNQIQYVGEIEGFTQGVGLSYQVDFDTLKELVDKVFKGKKKMAKEQQKKQQQEDAKVGDGLVTFSSKKELKKEAKKEEKNQPKKTDEKEKKSEKEKGY
- the tsaD gene encoding tRNA (adenosine(37)-N6)-threonylcarbamoyltransferase complex transferase subunit TsaD; translation: MSSKDIYILAIESSCDDTSAAVLRNGKVLSNVIANQKIHEAYGGVVPELASRAHQQNIVPVVHQALATANIDKKQLNAIAFTRGPGLMGSLLVGTSFAKSLSLGLNIPLIEVNHMQAHILAHFIEDEAQTIPKFPFLAMTISGGHTQIVVVKDHFEMEVIGETIDDAVGEAYDKSGKILGLTYPAGPIIDTLANEGNPKAFPFPKPRVEGLNFSFSGLKTSILYFVQKQTKANPNFVEENLKDICASIQYTIVNIILDKLKKASKQTGIKTIAIGGGVSANSAIRKALKDGEQKYGWTAHIPKFAYTTDNAAMIGIVGYLKYLKEDFTDEAVTANSRFKF
- a CDS encoding 16S rRNA (uracil(1498)-N(3))-methyltransferase; the encoded protein is MQLFYTPALTPDTKHYTFSKEESKHIVRVLRKREDDVLQITNGKGTIFSAKITLADQKNCRVAIISYEFQKAKNYKLHLAVAPTKMNDRYEWFLEKATEIGIDTITPIICDRSERKVIKAERFEKIIQSATKQSLSAYFPKLNPAISFSNFISTHQNEQLFIAHCEEDDKKSLKEILKTQKDVTILIGPEGDFSTKEIALAIEHNYVPVTLGDTRLRTETAAIVACHSVAFLNQS
- a CDS encoding thioredoxin family protein yields the protein MKRKYLITLSLFTLVFLVSFTNITDEKHTSSVVLELFTSQGCSSCPSADALLEKVSREFVKDNVFTLSYHVDYWNYIGWTDPFSNKEYTEKQRVYAQKFRDNQIYTPAVVVNGKEHFVGSNRAKMYAKIKEYKKEISQYSILLGAKEKAANKITFNYSINGNVTNTNARVVLAIKERTTNVQRGENARRILKNHNIVVNENYLTQVNKHGNYSIDIPKIVIENDELSVFFILENDEKDILSAARLNY
- a CDS encoding DUF4159 domain-containing protein, whose amino-acid sequence is MKKLTVLLFLLSFSFVQAQEVAILKYGGGGDWYSNPTALPNLIKFCNQNINTAIKAKPQTVEVGSTDLFQFPFVHMTGHGNVFFSEDDAENLRKYLTSGGFVHIDDNYGMNKYIRKELKKVFPNQELREIPATHPIFQQPYSFPKGLPKIHEHDGLRPQALGLFYENRLVLLFTFESDLGDGWENKEIHNDADEVRLKALQMGANIVNYAFKH